The proteins below are encoded in one region of Mycolicibacterium neworleansense:
- a CDS encoding mycofactocin-coupled SDR family oxidoreductase, producing MGRVTGKRVLITGAARGMGRSHAVRLAEEGADVILVDICESLPEVEYPLANREDLDETARLVEKHGQRALTYVVDVRDGAALSAAVADGVEKLGGLDASVANAGVLTAGTWDTTTAEQWRTVVDVNLIGTWNTCAAALPHLVERGGSLINVSSVAGVKGSPLHTPYTASKHGVVGLSRALANELAAVNVRVNTVHPTGVATGLRPDTLHTLIHETRQDLGPIFQNALPIQMTDALDISNAVLFLISDEARHVTGLEFKVDAGATIR from the coding sequence ATGGGGCGCGTCACCGGCAAGCGCGTGCTGATCACCGGCGCAGCACGCGGCATGGGCCGAAGCCACGCGGTACGTCTGGCCGAGGAGGGCGCCGACGTCATCCTCGTCGACATCTGCGAATCGCTGCCAGAGGTGGAGTATCCCCTCGCCAACCGTGAGGATCTGGACGAAACCGCCCGCCTGGTCGAGAAGCACGGGCAGCGCGCGCTGACCTACGTGGTCGACGTACGCGACGGTGCGGCATTGAGCGCGGCGGTCGCCGACGGCGTGGAGAAGCTGGGCGGCCTGGACGCCTCGGTGGCCAACGCCGGGGTCCTGACCGCAGGCACCTGGGACACCACCACCGCCGAGCAATGGCGCACCGTCGTGGACGTGAACCTGATCGGCACCTGGAACACCTGCGCGGCCGCACTGCCGCATCTGGTCGAACGTGGCGGCAGCCTGATCAATGTCAGTTCGGTGGCGGGAGTCAAGGGCTCACCGCTGCACACGCCCTACACGGCATCCAAACACGGTGTCGTCGGTCTCAGCCGTGCCCTGGCCAATGAGCTTGCGGCGGTGAATGTCCGGGTCAACACGGTGCATCCCACCGGAGTCGCCACCGGCCTGCGGCCCGATACCCTGCACACCCTGATCCACGAGACCCGTCAAGACCTTGGCCCGATTTTCCAGAATGCGCTGCCGATCCAGATGACCGATGCGCTGGACATCAGCAACGCGGTGCTTTTCCTGATCTCCGATGAAGCCCGGCACGTCACCGGGCTGGAGTTCAAGGTCGACGCCGGGGCGACGATCCGATGA
- a CDS encoding carboxymuconolactone decarboxylase family protein: protein MTASDTRAERGRREFAEVMTFAAPSDSSPATANLIDFVFAEVWPRTALSRRDRRFVTLPCVAAADAEGPLRDHVYAALNSGDLSIVEMRETVLHFAVYAGWPKASRFNIMVDEQWDRIHRERGLTPPAPEPLLPLPTPSDPEDRLLCGEQSFRDINCIPFAPTRDNPYSGAGILNFVFGEMWLRPGLGMKERRLVTVACVAFQDAPLPILSHVYAALKSRDVSFDEMDELALHFAAYYGWPKASNLNQVIGEQKQRVLQEWESEA, encoded by the coding sequence ATGACCGCCTCCGACACCCGGGCCGAGCGGGGCCGGCGCGAATTCGCCGAGGTGATGACATTCGCGGCTCCGTCGGACAGCAGCCCGGCGACCGCCAACCTCATCGACTTCGTGTTCGCCGAGGTGTGGCCGCGCACCGCGCTGAGCCGCCGGGACCGGCGCTTCGTCACGCTGCCGTGCGTCGCGGCAGCCGACGCCGAGGGACCGTTGCGTGACCACGTCTACGCCGCACTCAACAGCGGTGACCTGTCGATCGTCGAAATGCGGGAGACCGTATTGCATTTCGCGGTGTACGCCGGCTGGCCCAAGGCCTCACGGTTCAACATCATGGTCGACGAACAGTGGGACCGGATCCACCGCGAACGCGGGCTGACGCCGCCCGCGCCCGAACCGCTGCTACCGCTGCCCACGCCGAGCGATCCCGAGGACCGGTTGCTGTGCGGTGAGCAGTCATTCCGCGACATCAACTGCATACCGTTCGCCCCGACCCGCGACAACCCGTACTCGGGGGCAGGCATCCTCAACTTCGTGTTCGGCGAGATGTGGCTGCGCCCCGGGCTCGGCATGAAGGAGCGACGCCTGGTGACGGTGGCCTGCGTGGCGTTTCAGGACGCTCCCCTGCCGATCCTCAGCCACGTGTACGCCGCGCTCAAGAGCCGCGATGTCTCATTCGACGAAATGGACGAACTGGCACTGCATTTCGCGGCCTATTACGGATGGCCCAAGGCGTCGAACCTCAATCAGGTGATCGGCGAGCAGAAGCAGCGAGTACTGCAGGAATGGGAATCCGAGGCGTGA